Proteins found in one Angustibacter sp. Root456 genomic segment:
- a CDS encoding VWA domain-containing protein, giving the protein MARHQRGRRSRYGAWHGGADPLAPPFDVRAAVDQLGEQVLAGESLREALADLLRRGPDGERGHGLDDLFERARRMRRDALRRGRLDGTVTRAQALLDQALAAEREALSGRQDDDARFAEARLDALPRSTSRAVQELSDYDWVSPEARADYERILSELRDEVLDQRFAGLREALKGADPASNPEAQQALSHMLSDLEDLLSRHARGEDVDDAFAQFMAQHGDFFPENPQDVDELVDLLARRAAAGERLMRSLTPAQREELSSLMQQAFGGSGLGEQLSALSETLRSLRPDLPWGRGDQLKGDQPLGYGEATGALAEVADLDDLLEQLGQQHPGATLDDIDVEAVERQLGRRAADDVRRLQQLERELRRQGWLSGSSTDALLTPKALRRLGSTALNRVFAQLTADGRGEHDVRSAGAAGEATGASRAWEFGDEQPLDVVRTVSNALRRHGAVTGRAVRLEVEDFEVVETERRAGAAVALCVDLSFSMVAEGRWGPMKQTALALSHLVATRFPQDALQIIGFGRYAMTLTPGELAATEPDFVQGTNLQHALMLARRHLRKHSDGDPVVLVVTDGEPTAHLEADGEATFAWPPRSSTIRATVDEVDQLTRYGATLNVFMLGEDGGLRRFVDAIARRSGGRVFTPSTRDLGQYVVSDYLRARRGRRRAG; this is encoded by the coding sequence ATGGCACGACACCAGCGCGGGCGGCGCAGCCGGTACGGCGCGTGGCACGGCGGCGCGGACCCGCTCGCACCGCCCTTCGACGTGCGAGCCGCCGTCGACCAGCTGGGTGAGCAGGTGCTCGCGGGCGAGAGCCTGCGCGAGGCCCTCGCCGACCTGCTGCGCCGGGGTCCGGACGGCGAGCGCGGACACGGGCTCGACGACCTGTTCGAGCGAGCCCGGCGGATGCGGCGCGACGCGCTGCGTCGAGGTCGCCTCGACGGCACCGTGACCCGAGCCCAAGCCCTGCTCGACCAGGCGCTGGCCGCCGAGCGGGAGGCGCTGTCGGGCCGGCAGGACGACGACGCGCGCTTCGCCGAGGCCCGGTTGGACGCTCTGCCGCGCTCGACGTCGCGTGCGGTGCAGGAGCTGTCGGACTACGACTGGGTGAGTCCCGAGGCGCGCGCCGACTACGAGCGCATTCTCAGCGAGCTGCGTGATGAGGTGCTCGACCAGCGGTTCGCAGGACTGCGCGAGGCGCTGAAGGGTGCCGACCCGGCGTCCAACCCCGAGGCGCAGCAGGCGCTGTCGCACATGCTGTCCGACCTCGAGGACCTCCTCTCGCGCCACGCGCGCGGTGAGGACGTCGACGACGCGTTCGCGCAGTTCATGGCCCAACACGGCGACTTCTTCCCCGAGAACCCGCAGGACGTCGACGAGCTCGTCGACCTGCTCGCGCGGCGCGCTGCAGCGGGGGAGCGGCTGATGCGTTCCCTCACGCCGGCTCAGCGCGAAGAGCTGTCGTCGCTCATGCAGCAGGCGTTCGGCGGGTCGGGCCTCGGCGAGCAGCTGTCCGCGCTCAGCGAGACGCTGCGTTCACTGCGGCCGGACCTTCCGTGGGGCCGGGGCGACCAGCTGAAGGGTGACCAGCCCCTGGGGTACGGCGAGGCGACGGGGGCGCTGGCCGAGGTGGCCGACCTCGACGACCTGCTCGAGCAGCTGGGTCAGCAGCATCCTGGTGCCACGCTCGACGACATCGATGTCGAGGCGGTCGAGCGCCAGCTCGGCCGCCGGGCGGCCGACGACGTCCGGCGGCTGCAGCAGCTCGAGCGCGAGCTGCGCCGCCAGGGCTGGCTGAGCGGTTCGTCCACCGATGCGCTTCTGACGCCGAAGGCGTTGCGGCGCTTGGGGTCCACAGCCCTCAATCGGGTGTTCGCGCAGCTGACCGCCGACGGACGCGGCGAGCACGACGTGCGTTCCGCCGGCGCCGCCGGCGAGGCGACCGGGGCTTCGCGGGCGTGGGAGTTCGGCGATGAGCAACCGCTCGACGTCGTGCGCACGGTGAGCAACGCGCTGCGCCGCCACGGTGCGGTGACAGGGCGAGCGGTCCGGCTGGAGGTCGAGGACTTCGAGGTGGTCGAGACCGAACGACGGGCCGGTGCGGCGGTCGCACTGTGCGTCGACCTGTCGTTCTCGATGGTGGCCGAGGGCCGCTGGGGGCCGATGAAGCAGACCGCGCTCGCGCTCTCGCACCTGGTGGCGACCCGGTTCCCGCAGGACGCGCTGCAGATCATCGGTTTCGGCCGGTACGCCATGACGCTCACGCCCGGCGAGCTGGCCGCCACCGAGCCGGACTTCGTGCAGGGCACCAACCTGCAGCACGCGCTCATGCTGGCGCGCCGGCACCTGCGCAAGCACAGCGACGGCGACCCGGTCGTCCTCGTCGTCACCGACGGCGAGCCCACGGCGCACCTGGAGGCCGACGGCGAGGCCACCTTCGCCTGGCCGCCGCGCTCGAGCACGATCCGAGCCACCGTCGACGAGGTCGACCAGCTCACGCGGTACGGCGCCACCCTCAACGTCTTCATGCTGGGCGAGGACGGCGGCCTGCGCCGGTTCGTCGACGCCATCGCCCGGCGCAGTGGCGGTCGGGTGTTCACGCCGTCCACCCGCGACCTCGGGCAGTACGTCGTGAGCGACTACCTGCGAGCGCGGCGCGGACGGCGGCGAGCGGGTTGA
- a CDS encoding sigma 54-interacting transcriptional regulator produces MTPASAASRPLTPPDDLPRTLGALRASGHVHRTVKEEIRTNLVRLLHADEPRFEGIVGFDSTVLPELERALLAGHDVVLLGERGQGKTRLIRSLVALLDEWTPVIEGAELGEHPYDPITPASRRRAAELGDDLPVTWRHRSHRYSEKLATPDTSVGDLIGDVDPIRVAEGRPLGDPETIHFGLVPRTHRGIFAVNELPDLAERIQVSLLNVLEERDVQVRGYQLRLPLDLLLVASANPEDYTNRGRIITPLKDRFGAEVRTHYPLELEDEVALVRQEADVVTEVPDHVLEVVARFTRLVRESPSVDARSGVSARFAVAAAETASAAALRRGALAGEDSPVARVGDTESVVGTLRGKVEFESGEEGREVEVLAHLLRLAVAETFRAHLGGVDLSGFVELVDDGGSIETGELVSSAEVLRQVGTVAGLAKVLDRLGMGDAPSPAHAAAAVDLVLEGLHLTRRLAKDTTDDGRTVYGG; encoded by the coding sequence GTGACCCCAGCTTCCGCCGCTTCCAGGCCGCTGACGCCTCCCGACGACCTCCCGCGCACCCTCGGCGCCCTGCGCGCGAGCGGCCACGTGCACCGCACGGTCAAGGAGGAGATCCGCACCAACCTGGTGCGCCTGCTGCACGCCGACGAACCGCGGTTCGAGGGCATCGTCGGCTTCGACTCCACGGTGCTGCCCGAGCTCGAGCGGGCGCTGCTCGCCGGCCACGACGTCGTCCTGCTGGGCGAGCGCGGCCAGGGCAAGACGCGTCTGATCCGCTCGCTCGTCGCCCTGCTCGACGAGTGGACGCCGGTGATCGAGGGGGCCGAGCTCGGCGAGCACCCCTACGACCCGATCACCCCGGCCTCGCGTCGGCGCGCCGCCGAGCTGGGGGACGACCTCCCGGTCACGTGGCGGCACCGCTCGCATCGCTACAGCGAGAAGCTCGCCACACCCGACACCAGCGTGGGCGACCTCATCGGCGACGTCGACCCCATCCGGGTGGCGGAGGGCAGGCCGCTCGGCGACCCCGAGACGATCCACTTCGGTCTCGTGCCGCGCACCCACCGCGGGATCTTCGCGGTCAACGAGCTGCCCGACCTCGCCGAGCGCATCCAGGTCTCCTTGCTCAACGTGCTCGAGGAGCGCGACGTGCAGGTGCGCGGTTACCAGCTGCGCCTGCCGCTCGACCTGCTGCTCGTGGCGAGCGCGAACCCCGAGGACTACACCAACCGCGGGCGGATCATCACCCCGCTCAAGGACCGCTTCGGTGCCGAGGTGCGCACCCACTACCCGCTCGAGCTGGAAGACGAGGTCGCCCTCGTGCGTCAAGAGGCCGACGTGGTGACTGAGGTGCCCGACCACGTGCTCGAGGTGGTGGCGCGCTTCACCCGGCTGGTGCGCGAGTCGCCGTCGGTCGACGCCCGCTCCGGTGTCTCGGCGCGCTTCGCCGTCGCGGCGGCCGAGACGGCCTCGGCTGCAGCGCTGCGCCGCGGCGCGCTGGCCGGCGAGGACTCGCCCGTGGCCCGAGTGGGCGACACCGAGTCGGTGGTGGGCACCTTGCGCGGCAAGGTCGAGTTCGAGAGCGGTGAGGAGGGCCGCGAGGTCGAGGTGCTCGCGCACCTGCTGCGCCTCGCCGTCGCCGAGACGTTCCGGGCCCACCTCGGAGGCGTCGACCTGTCGGGCTTCGTCGAGCTCGTCGACGACGGGGGCAGCATCGAGACCGGTGAGCTGGTGAGCTCGGCTGAGGTGCTGCGGCAGGTCGGGACGGTCGCCGGGCTCGCCAAGGTGCTCGACCGGCTCGGCATGGGTGATGCGCCGTCACCTGCCCATGCCGCCGCTGCCGTCGACCTCGTGCTCGAGGGGCTCCACCTGACGCGGCGCCTGGCCAAGGACACCACCGACGACGGCCGCACCGTCTACGGCGGCTGA
- a CDS encoding AAA family ATPase, translating into MSDQSADRAAEQAHLDVVYRRLDQLVEAAQQQLAAVRRTGSVGTPQARSERDAFATTLEHRIAQLRAVQDRLVFGRLDLRSGERHHIGRVGISDEQQDKLLVDWRAPVAAPFYQATPAAPGDVVRRRHLTTSGREVVHLDDEVLDLSAISDSDRATLQGEGALMAAVTAPRTGRMGDIVATIQGEQDRIVRDELAGVLVVQGGPGTGKTAVALHRAAYLLFTHRRRLERSGVLVVGPGRLFLRYIEQVLPSLGESGVVMATPGTLFPGVEAERDDADDVARVKGDLRMVQVLEQAVRDRQRLPDDDLELRVGSRTLVLTRSAVAAARARARSTGAPHNAARVTFVKDLLRHLAGQFAEQLRQPLTDDLRQELDADLRDSRDVRVNLNLLWMPLQPQRLLTDLFAVDSRLDSAARQLTPAERDLLRRERGAPWTVHDVPLLDELAELMGDDGEAARAEDRRRAAELAGELDYARGVLQMTRLDNPVVSAEMLAEQFAALGPTLSVAERAEADRSWAYGHLIVDEAQELTPMMWRLLARRAPGRSWTVVGDLAQRGSAAGASSWAAVLEPVAAGRWRERQLSVSYRTPARVLRVAESLARANGLPVTAVDSVREGDFDPVVVGREPGEAGAVEDVVGRLLDESSDGTVAVVGPTPELAALTKALGAAWPDLVGDASRTALSVRVSVLSPEQVKGLEFDDVVVVEPAAIVAASARGLSDLYVALSRPTRRLVVVHGEALPAGMDGLSRW; encoded by the coding sequence GTGAGTGACCAGAGCGCCGATCGCGCTGCCGAGCAGGCGCACCTGGATGTCGTCTACCGACGCCTGGACCAGCTCGTCGAGGCCGCCCAGCAGCAGCTGGCCGCAGTGCGCCGTACCGGATCGGTCGGGACACCGCAGGCGAGGTCGGAGCGCGACGCGTTCGCGACCACGCTCGAGCACCGGATCGCCCAGCTGCGCGCGGTGCAGGACCGGCTGGTGTTCGGCCGGCTCGACCTGCGCTCGGGCGAGCGGCACCACATCGGTCGGGTCGGCATCAGCGACGAGCAGCAGGACAAGCTGCTCGTCGACTGGCGGGCCCCGGTGGCCGCGCCCTTCTACCAGGCGACGCCGGCCGCACCGGGTGACGTCGTGCGTCGCCGGCACCTCACGACGTCCGGCCGCGAGGTCGTGCACCTCGACGACGAGGTGCTCGACCTGTCGGCCATCTCCGACAGCGACCGGGCGACGCTGCAGGGCGAGGGCGCGCTGATGGCCGCGGTGACCGCCCCGCGCACCGGACGCATGGGCGACATCGTCGCGACGATCCAGGGCGAGCAGGACCGCATCGTCCGCGACGAGCTCGCCGGCGTGCTGGTGGTGCAGGGCGGCCCGGGCACCGGCAAGACGGCCGTCGCGCTGCACCGCGCGGCGTACCTGCTGTTCACCCACCGCCGCCGGCTCGAGCGCTCGGGCGTGCTCGTGGTCGGGCCGGGCCGGCTGTTCCTGCGCTACATCGAGCAGGTGCTGCCCTCGCTCGGTGAGTCCGGCGTCGTGATGGCGACGCCGGGCACGCTCTTCCCGGGGGTCGAGGCCGAGCGCGACGACGCGGATGACGTCGCGCGCGTCAAGGGCGATCTGCGCATGGTGCAGGTGCTGGAGCAGGCGGTGCGCGACCGCCAGCGCCTGCCGGACGACGACCTCGAGCTGCGCGTCGGCTCGCGGACGCTGGTGCTCACGCGCTCTGCGGTCGCGGCGGCCCGGGCGCGGGCCCGCTCCACCGGGGCACCGCACAACGCCGCGCGCGTGACGTTCGTCAAGGACCTCCTGCGCCACCTAGCCGGCCAGTTCGCCGAACAGCTGCGCCAGCCCCTGACCGACGACCTGCGCCAGGAGCTCGACGCCGACCTGCGCGACTCGCGCGACGTGCGGGTCAACCTCAACCTGCTCTGGATGCCGTTGCAGCCGCAGCGCTTGCTCACCGACCTGTTCGCGGTCGACAGCCGCCTGGACTCCGCGGCGCGCCAGCTCACGCCCGCCGAGCGCGACCTGCTGCGACGCGAACGGGGCGCGCCCTGGACGGTGCACGACGTGCCCCTTCTCGACGAGCTGGCCGAGCTGATGGGTGACGACGGGGAGGCGGCGCGCGCTGAGGACCGACGTCGGGCCGCCGAGCTGGCCGGTGAGCTCGACTACGCCCGCGGCGTGCTGCAGATGACGCGCCTGGACAACCCCGTGGTGAGCGCCGAGATGCTGGCTGAGCAGTTCGCCGCTCTCGGCCCGACGCTGAGCGTCGCCGAGCGCGCCGAGGCCGACCGGTCGTGGGCGTACGGGCACCTCATCGTCGACGAGGCGCAGGAGCTCACGCCGATGATGTGGCGCTTGCTCGCCCGGCGCGCTCCGGGTCGCTCCTGGACGGTCGTGGGCGACCTCGCCCAGCGGGGGTCGGCAGCCGGGGCGTCGTCGTGGGCGGCCGTGCTGGAGCCGGTGGCGGCGGGCCGCTGGCGTGAGCGGCAGCTCAGCGTGAGCTACCGGACGCCGGCCCGCGTGCTGCGCGTCGCCGAGTCGCTCGCGCGCGCGAACGGCCTGCCGGTGACCGCCGTCGATTCGGTGCGCGAGGGCGACTTCGACCCCGTGGTGGTCGGCCGTGAGCCCGGCGAGGCCGGCGCGGTCGAGGACGTCGTCGGCCGGCTGCTCGACGAGAGCAGTGACGGCACCGTGGCTGTCGTGGGCCCGACGCCGGAGCTGGCCGCCCTCACCAAGGCGCTCGGCGCGGCGTGGCCCGACCTCGTGGGCGACGCCTCGCGCACGGCGCTCAGCGTGCGCGTGAGCGTGCTGAGCCCCGAGCAGGTCAAGGGCCTGGAGTTCGACGACGTCGTGGTGGTCGAACCCGCCGCGATCGTCGCGGCGTCGGCGCGCGGCCTGAGCGATCTCTATGTCGCGCTCTCGCGGCCCACCCGCCGACTGGTGGTGGTGCACGGCGAAGCGCTTCCGGCAGGCATGGACGGTCTGTCGCGCTGGTGA